DNA from Corynebacterium stationis:
ACGATCTGCGCCAGCGCTTCGTCGACATGATTGTTCCGCAGGCAGAGGCATTGGGCTTGCACTTTGAAGACCCAGACCTGAAGTGGAATGAAGAACGCGGCCACTACGACTTTGGCGAGCTGGACTGGGATGAGTTCAAGCAAGTCATCAAGGGCGAAGGCCCATGCAGCGTGCAGCGTATGCAGCGCCGCCGCCAGGCACATGAAGACGGCGCCTGGGTTCGTGAGGCTGCTGCTGAATTTGCCAAGAAGTACCACGGCGCCGAATCCGCACTCTCGGCCTAATCCCCTGATATTTAAGGAGTCACCCCATGACTGAAAACCAATGGCCAATGTGGGAGGTCTTTGTTCGTTCCTCCCGCGGTCTGTCACACGTTCACGCTGGTTCTTTGCACGCGCCTGATGCCACGATGGCATTGCGCAATGGCCGCGATTTGTACACCCGCCGCAATGAGGGCAGCTCCGTATGGGTCGTGCCATCTGAAGCGATTTCTTCCACCGACCCAGATTCCAAAGGCGGCTTCTTCGAATCCGCAAAGGGCAAGGCTTACCGCCACGCTACTTACTACAACAAGAGCGAAGGAGTGCCACACCTATGAGTGGATTCGCTGCAGCAGATTCCGCAACCACCCAATCTTTGGGTAATGCAATCTCTACTGAAGATATTCGTAACTCCGGTATCAAGGCTGATGACCAGGTCGCGCAGTATGCCGCCATGCTTGGCGATGACGCCCTGATCCTCGCCCAACGCCTCGGCTGGTGGATTTCACGCGCCCCAGAGATGGAAGAAGATATCGCGCTCGGCAATATCGCACTCGACCTAATTGGGCACACGCGCTTTTTCTACACCTACGCGGCCAGCGCGTGGGATAAGACCGAAGATGACCTGGCGTATTTCCGCACCGAAGAAGAGTTCCGCTCAGCACGTTTGGTGGAGCAGGAAAATGGCGACTTCGGACAAACCATCGCTAGGCAACTGCTCTTCTCGCACTACCAGTACGCGCTGTATAGCAAGCTGCAGGACTCTGCTGATGAGACCATCGCTGCGATTGCTGCGAAGGCAATTAAGGAAGTGGAATACCACGTTGACCACTCCAACCAGTGGATGCTGCGCCTAGGTCTTGGTACTGAGGAATCACACCGCCGCATCTCCGCTGGCATCTACTACATGTGGCCTTACCTGGAAGAACTTTTCGAGGACCTGGAACTACACAAAGAGTTGGCCGCAAAAGACATCGCCGTCTTGCCGTCAACCCTGCGTGATGAAGCACTTGGACGCATCACCGAAGTGCTGGAGAAGTCCAACGTAGAAATCCCCCAGGTCAAACCCGCGCGATCGAGTCAGCGCACCGGACGCTTTTCTGAACAACGCGGCTATATCTTGGCCGAAATGCAATCGCTGGCACGCCAGCACCCTGGCGCAACCTGGTAGAAGGAGGCTTTAGCCATGTCTGCCGCAACATCCCCGCACCCTTTTGATAAACCCACCGTTAGCCCTTCTGACCACCCGCTTCGTCCTGTCAATGAGCAGGATGCTGCGGTGTGGGATATTGCAGCACGGGTTCCGGATCCAGAAATCCCGGTTATCTCCATTGCTGACTTAGGCATCCTGCGCGACGCGAAGCTCGTTGGTGACAAAGCCATAGTTACCATCACGCCCACCTATTCAGGTTGCCCCGCAATGGATCACATCACCGCCGATGTCACCGATGCCTTAAAGGCCGCCGGCTTTGACCAAGTCACTGTTGATCTGGTGCTGCAACCAGCGTGGACCACGGACTGGATGACCGAAGAGGGCCGGGAGAACTTGCGCGAATATGGCATTGCACCTCCTACCGGCAAGGCTGCGAAAAGTGGCCCGATTCCTTTAACACTTGCTGCGCCGACACCGATTGCGTGCCCGCGCTGTGGGTCTAAAAATACTTCTAAACTCGCCCAATTTGGTTCGACTTCTTGCAAGGCGCTGTACAGCTGCCGCGACTGCTTTGAACCTTTCGATTACTTCAAGGTGCACTAATGACTGCTTCGCTGAAAAAGAAAAAGGCCACGTTCAACACGTTGACGGTCTCCAAGGTTCGTCCGCTTACCGATAATGCGGTGGAAGTCTCCTTCGATATCCCCGAAGAACTTCAGGATGACTATGACTACATCCCCGGCCAGTACGTTGCACTGCGCGCGATGATTGATGGCCAGGAACACCGCCGTTCCTACTCCATCTGTGATGTACCGCGTCCTGGGCGTTTGCGCGTTGCTATCAAGCGCGACCGTGGCGGTATTTTCTCCACCTGGGCCAATGACACTCTAGAAGCGGGCACGCAGATTGACGTGATGAACCCGCAGGGCGCGTTCGTGTCCAAGACCCACCTCACGGGCTTGAACAACCCTGAGGTCATCCGCGAGGAAATCTCCAAGATTGATAATCCACACCTGGTGGCAATCGCCGCGGGTTCTGGCATCACGCCGATCATGGCGATTGCGCAGACCGTCCTCGCCGAAAGCGATGACAGCACCTTCGAGTTGATCTTTGCCAACAAGGGCGGCAGCGAAGTCATGTTCGCCGAGGAAATCGGTGACCTCAAGGACAAGTACCCAACCCGCTTTGCTGTGCATCACGTGCTCTCACGCGAACAGCGTGTGAACCCATTGTTCTCCGGTCGCATTGACTCGGAAAAACTGCAGCTTCTGCTCGATAATGTCATTCGTACCGAAGCCATCGATGAGTGGTTCTTGTGCGGTCCTTTTGAACTCGTCCAGCTCGTCCGCGATGAACTTAATGGCCGCAAGGTCGATGAACAGGCCGTGCGCTATGAGCTCTTTACCACGGGCAAGCCCACTGGCAGCCAGCAGCAAACTGGCCGCCACGTGGAAGCAGATCCCGATGGCAAGAATGTGGAAATCACCTTCAACCTCGATGGTTTATCCGGCAAGGTGGAATCTCCTGAATCCGCCAATGAAACTCTTCTCAACGCCACGCTGCGAGCGCGTCCCGATGTTCCTTTCGCCTGCGCGGGCGGCGTGTGCGGCACCTGCCGCGCCAAGCTGGTCGAAGGCGAAGTAGAGATGGCCGAGAACTTCGCTTTGGAAAAGGATGAGATTGAAAAGGGCTACATCCTCACCTGCCAGTCCCGTCCAAAGACCGCCTCAATCAAGCTTGACTTTGATGCTTAAGGCGGCGGCACATGATTGACTTATTATTCAACGAGGACCGCACGGTTGCCGAGGTCGTGCTCAATAATCCTAAGGCCATGAACTCCCTGGCACCTGAGGATCTCACCGAGCTATCGCAGGCGTACACCGAGGCCGAACAAGCCAGCGTTCGCGCGCTTCTTCTGCGTGGGGAAGGCCGCGGTTTTAGTGCCGGGCGCAACATCAAGGGCTTGGATCCACGTGATGATGACGCAACCGACTACTTGGCCAACAAGGTCACCCCGGTGCTCAAGCAGATGTCGCAGTTTCCTGCCCCCACCTTCGCTGCAGTCCATGGTGTCTGCCTCGGCGTCGGGCTCGGCTTGGCCATTGCCACAGATATTGTCTACGTCGCCGAAGACGCAAAGTTCGGCTCACCGTTTGCGAATCTCGGCGCGACGCTGGATTCAGGTGGGCACGCGCTTTTCGTCGAAAGGCTCGGCGCACACCGCGCGATGGATCTGATTGTCACCGGCGACATGATTTCCGGCGCCGAAGCCGTCCAAGCCGGGTTGTTCTCACGCGCAGTGCCTGCCGATGACCTCCTGGAATTCACCCGCGAAAAAGTTGAACGCGCAGCTCGCGGCGCAACGCAGGCTTTTGTGGCCTCAAAGAAACTCATCGCCGATATCCGCGACTCCAAGACTGGGCTGTGGGACTCGGTCCACGATGAGAACTTTGCCCAAGGCGCGCTGTGTTCATCCGAGGACTACCTCGAAGGCTTCGCCGCTTTTAATGAAAAGCGCGCCCCCGTCTTTAAAGGTATTTAGACCAGCCAGAACGACTTAATAGTTCCTAGTTAAATACAAGCAAGAAGGACAAGCATGACTGATTCAAGTGCATACCTGGTGTCAGGTTTTAGAACCCCGGTGGGAAAGTACGGCGGCGCGCTGTCATCGGTACGCCCCGATGACCTGATGGCGCTGACTATTCAAAAGACCGTCGAAGAAGCAGGACTCGATCCCGCGGCCGTGGATGAAGTCATCATCGGCAATGCCAATGGCGCGGGTGAAGAAAACCGCAACGTCGCGCGCTTGGCTTGGCTGCTCGCTGGTTATCCGGATACCGTGCCGGGTATTACCGTCAACCGCCTGTGCGCCTCCGGTATGTCGGCAATTGCGCTCGCCACCGCCATGGTCGAGTCCGGTCAGGCGGATATCGTACTGGCCGGCGGCGTGGAATCTATGTCGCGCGCACCATGGGTCATGGAAAAACCCACAACGGCTTTCGCGCGTCCCGGCGAGGTTTTTGACACCTCCATCGGCTGGCGTTTTGTGAACAAGAAGTTCACCGGCATGGACAAGATGACCTATTCCATGCCCGAGACCGCCGAGGAAGTCGCCAAGGTCTTTAACATCAGCCGCGAAGATGCCGATGCTTTCGCAGCCCGCTCCCATGAGCGCGCACTCGCTGCGATTGCAGATGGAAAATTCGACGCTGAAATCGTGCCGGTGGAGGTCAAAGACCGCAAGGGCAATGTCACCATCGTTGATACCGATGAAGGCCCACGCCCAGGTTCCACGCCAGAGGTGCTGTCCAAACTACGCCCGGTGACCAGGCTTGGCGATGTCACCACCGCCGGCAATTCTTCCTCACTTAACGATGGCGCCTCCGCGGTCATTGTGGCCTCGCAAAAAGGCATCGAAAAGCTAGGGCTAAAACCCCGTGCCCGCGTGGTGGCGAATGCCGCACGTGGTCTACAACCGGAGATCATGGGAATGGGTCCAGTGCTGGCAACGCGGGAGATTCTCAGCCGCACGGGCTGGGACCTCAATGAAGTAGATGCAGTAGAGCTCAACGAAGCCTTCGCAACACAATCTTTGGCATGTATCCGTGAGCTGGGCCTGGATGAAAACAAGACCAATACGTGGGGTGGTGCGATTGCACTGGGCCATCCATTGGGTTCCTCCGGCTCGCGCATCACACTGACGCTGCTCAACCGACTAGAAACCGAAGGTGGCACCCGCGGGATTGCCACCATGTGCATTGGCGTCGGCCAGGGCACGGCGATTGCGATTGAGAGGGTCTAATGACTGATATTCACACTGCCACCAAGGACTTCTCGGCGCTGCAAGTCACCGAGGAAGACGGTTATATTATCGCGCGGATGAACCGGCCCGAAGTCCGCAACGCGATCGATGAAACCATGGTGGAGGAATTCCACACATTGTGTGGAATCCTCGAGCGTGACCCGCAGATTCTAGTAGTTACCGGCTGCGTTGCGGAAACCTCCAAGGGCCCACGCGGGATTTTCGCATCTGGCGCAGATATCGCGCAGTTGCGGGAGCGCCGCCGCGAGGATGCACTGCGCGGGATTAATTCGGGCGTGTTTCACCGGATAGCGAAGTTGCCTTCACCAGTCATTGCAGCCATCGACGGCTTTGCTTTGGGTGGCGGCTTGGAACTCGCACTGGCAGCAGATTTCCGGCTTGCCACGCCCGGCGCGAAATTCGGCCAACCAGAGGCGAACCTCGGCATCATCGCTGGTGCAGGCGCGCTGTGGCGGTTGAAAGAAGCCGTGGGCAACCCACTGGCAAAAGAGATTCTGCTGACCGGACGCGTACTCACCGGCGAGGAAGCCGCGCAGTCACATCTGGTCAACGAACTTTTTGAACCAGAAGAACTCGAGAACGGCGCCCGCGAATGGGCGAAGAAGATTGCCGCACTCGATCCGCTGGCGGTGCGGCTGTCCAAGCAGCTTTTCGATATGCCCGTGGAAGCGCATCCTGCAATAGACAATATCGCGCAGGCGGTGCTCTTTGAATCCGAAGCAAAATTTGACCGTATGCAGGCATTTTTAGACCGCAAGAAGAAGTAAGAATCAGAAGAGTTTAAGGAGACGGAACATGGCTCTACCGGAAAAGGTTGGGGTGCTCGGCGGCGGCCGCATGGGCGCGGGCATTGCGCACGCCTTTTTGGCCGCTGGCGCGGATGTGAAAGTCGTCGACATCAACGATGACGCGGTTGCGGCCGCGAAAGCCCGCGTGGAAAAGGCGATTCAAGGTTCCATCGACCGCGGTGCCGAAGGCACCTTCGAATCCTGGGCAGAACGTCTGACGCTATCTACGGACACTGCAGAGTTCGCTGGTTTCGACCTCGTGGTCGAAGCGGTTCCAGAGTCAATGGAGCTCAAGACCACGGCGTTTAGCAATATCGCAAAGGCCGCACCAGAGGCGGTTATCGCGACCAATACCTCCTCACTGTCGGTCTCACAGCTGGCAGATACCGTGGCTAATGATGTGATCGGCCTGCACTTCTTCAACCCAGTGCCAGCCTCGAAGCTGGTGGAAGTCGTCATCGCGAAATCTACTCCGGAAACTTTGGTGGAGACCGCGAAAGGCTGGGTTGAAGACCTAGGCAAGACGGCAGTGGTGGTTAAAGATGCACCAGGCTTTGCATCGTCACGCTTGGGCGTTGCCATCGCCTTAGAAGCCATCCGCATGGTGGAAGAAGGCGTGGCATCCGCACGCGATATCGATAATGCGATGGTGCTGGGCTACAAGTTCCCCATCGGTCCGCTGGAGCTGACCGATATTGTCGGCCTCGATGTCCGCCTAGGAATCGCCGAGTACCTTGAGTCCACCCTAGGTGAGCGCTTTGCTCCGCCGCAGCTGATGCGGGACATGGTCGCCCGCGGCGAGCTCGGCCGCAAGTCCGGCAAGGGGTTCTATGACTATTCCGAAACCTCTTAAACGCTGTTATTGAGAAAAATCTACGATTTCTTCTCAATAACAGCGTTGGTGATACGCGCCGTGCATAAACGGCGGCCGGATTCATCAACAATGACAACTTCATGACTGGTCAGGCTGCGGCCTAAGTGCAATGCGGTGGCAGTAGCGGTGACCATCCCGGCATAGCCGGAAGCGTGATGGGTGGCGTTGATATCCACGCCCACGGCCACCTTTCCCAAGGTAGAGGCGTGAATAACGGCCGCCCAGCTTCCAACTGCTTCAGCCAAACACGCCATGGCCCCGCCGTGGAGCAGACCGAGGGATTGCCGGTTGCCATCGATAGGCATGGTGGCAACAACCTTGGTGGCTGATTGCTCAAGTACCTTCACACCCATCTTTTCATCGAGCTCTCCCAGCTCAATCGTCCACGGCTCATACTTTTGCATTCTTCTTCTCTCTTCTTTTTCTTCGTAGTATTTTTAGAAAGGCAACCATGACTACCTCCCTTATCGATACCATCGTCCCCAGCTTTTTATCTGGAAAGTGGCTTACACCGGACAATCCAACGCGTATCACTGAGGTTGCTGACCCGTCGACGGGGGAGATTGTCGCGCGCGTTTCCGCGGAAGGTTTAGATATTGCCGCTGCGGTTAATTATGCCCGCGATATCGGCCGTAAGAACCTGCAAGAGCTAACCATTCATGAGCGTTCTTTGAAGATTAAAGAACTGGCCATCTTCTTACAGGACCATCGCGATGAGCTTAACGCATTGGCGCATAAGACGGGCGCGAATAAGCGCGATAATTTTGTTGACGTCGATGGCGGCATTTCCACCATGTTCACCATTTCGTCGAAGGGCCGCCGTGAGATGCCGAATGCGCACGTGGTCACCGATGGCGAGCCAGAGGTCTTTTCCAAGGACGGATCTTTCATCGGCCGGCATATCTACACCACCATTCCGGGTATTGCGGTGCAGATTAACGCCTTCAACTTCCCGGTGTGGGGCATGTTGGAGAAGTTCGCGCCGTCGTTTATTGCGGGCGTGCCGAGCATCGTCAAGCCTGCTACGCCGACTGGTTTTGTCACCCAGGCCCTGGTGCGTTTGATGCTGGAGTCAGGAATTTTGCCGGATGGTTCGCTGCAGCTGATTTCTGGTTCCGCACGCGACTTGCTTGACCACTTGGATTTCCGCGACCACGTGGCCTTTACCGGTTCGGCGCAGACGGCGAATACCCTGCGCGCGCACGAGAATGTGCTGGAAGGCGGGATTCAGTTCTCCGCGGAGGCAGACTCCCTCAATGCTGCAATTTTGGGCACCGATGTCACCGAAGATGCCCCGGAGTTTGAGGCCTACACCAAGGCTGTGTTCAATGAGATGACCTCGAAGGCTGGGCAAAAGTGTACTGCGATTCGCCGCGCGATTGTGCCACATAACCTGGTGGAGCCATTCATCGCAGCGTTATCGCAGCGTCTGGAGTCCAAGGTTGTGCCCGGCGATCCGCGCGACGAAAATGCCACGATGGGGCCGTTGGTCTCTATCGAGCAGCGTGACGATGTGGCATCGGCAGTGCAAAAGCTTATCGATGCCGGCGGCGAGGTCGTCTACGGCGGCGCCGACAAGCTCGAGGGCGCATTCTTCGCGCCGACCATCCTGCGTTTCGATGACGCCGAGGCGGAAGCCGTGCACTCAACCGAAGCCTTCGGCCCGGTCATCTCTGTCATCGGCTACAACGAGCCGACTGAGGCAGTCGAACTCGCCGCCAAGGGTGCTGGCTCCTTGGTGGCTTCTGTTATTACTCACGATGATGAACTCGCCGCACTGTATGGCCGCGGTATTGCTGCCTACCACGGCCGCGTGCACTTTCTAGACCGCGTGGATGCGAAGACTTCCACCGGCCACGGCTCCCCGCTGCCACACCTGGTCCACGGCGGCCCAGGTCGTGCAGGCGGTGGTGAGGAGCTCGGCGGTATCCGCGGCATCTTGCACTACATGCAGCGCACCGCGATTCAGGGCAGTCCGGACCACCTGACTGCTGTGATTGGCCAGTGGCACCGCGGCGCGGCAGTCAACCGCGTGACCCGTCAGGATGTCATCAACGGCACCGGTGTGCATCCTTTCCGCAAGGACCTGGCAACGCTCAAGATTGGCGACCAGTTCGCCTCTGACCTGCGCAAGGTCACCCTTGAGGAAATCCTGGCTTTTGCGAAAGAAACCGGCGATACCTTCTACGCGCACACCGATGAAGAAGCCGCCATGGCCAACCCCTTCTTCCCACGACGTGTGGCACACGGTTACCTGCTGGTCTCTTGGGCCGCTGGTTTATTCGTCGAACCTGCTCCAGGTCCAGTCCTTGCCAACTACGGCCTGGAAAACCTGCGCTTTATCGAGCCAGTAACCTATGACGATTCCATACGCATCGAGCTCACCGCCAAGCGAATTACCCCGCGCGTCACCGATGACTACGGCGAAGTCTGCTGGGACGCCGCCCTCTACAACCAAGATGATGTTCTCGTCGCATCCTACGACGTACTGACCTTGGTGGAAAAGGTGGACACCATCTACGCGCAGAAGTAATGCAGAAGTGCCGCTGCTAGCCATTTCCGTACAGTGGTGACATGGAAGAGAGAAAACTGTCATCACTGTTTTTCGGAAATGTTGTCCTCGAATCCGGGCTCATGGGCACGCCCGTCCGCATCTATTCGGAAGACATGCGCTCTTATTCTTTCCGCCCTGATTCTCAAACCACGCTTTCGGTTCCGCTCGACGAATTGAAAGGACCTCTGCACGCAATGACAACTGGAATGCGCGGAAATACCGGACAACCCAAGTGAACTGACTTACATTTAACTCCAATATTGCTACACAACACACTATTGGAGGTCGTTCATGGCTGGGCAGAATTTTAATTTCATCATTGCGGGTGCGGGTTCATCGGGAAATGTCATTGCGCGCAGGCTTATCGATGCCGGCAAGACCGTCGCCATTATCGAAGCCGGTCCCTTTGACACCAACCCGGATATCACCAAGGTTTATGACCTGGGAAAGTTGTGGCACAGCGAGCAAGACTGGGACTACCGCACTTTGCCGCAGGCGCACGCGAACAATCGCGAACTACACATTCCACGCGGTAAGGTCATGGGCGGCTCCCATGCCCTAAACGCCACCATCTGGGTGCGCGGGGCAAAAGAAGACTATGACACCTGGGCATATCTTGGCTGTGACGGCTGGTCTTGGGATGAGGTGCTGCCAGCTTTCAAGACTATTGAAAACTATCCTCAAGGTGACCCAGAAACCCGCGGGCACGATGGCCTTCTGGATGTCCGCAGCGACTATGAAACCAATCCGCTGCAAGACGCCATGTTGGAAGCCGGGCAACAAGCCGGCATTCCCTTGAATGAAGACTACAACTCCGGCAACCCCGAAGGCATCGGCCGGATTCAGGCGAATGTCAAAGAAGGCAATCGCTTCAACACCTGGCACGCATACCTCAAGCCAGCTGCAGATCATGACAACCTCACCATCATCACCGACGCCAAGGTCCAACGCGTAATTGTGGACGGTGACACTGTCACGGGCGTGGAAATAAGGGGTGAGAGTGGCATCGATAAGCTTTATGCGAAAGAAACCATCCTCTGCGCTGGCGCTTTGAACTCTCCCGAAATTCTTCTGCGCTCTGGCATTGGTCCTGCTGAAGAACTGCAAGCTCTGGGCGTGACCGTGACACATGATTTACCTGGTGTGGGCAAGAATCTGCACGACCATATTCTCTCCCCCGTTATTTTTGAAGCCACCGAAAAGGAAATCCCAGCCTCTGCTGTCCTGCCCGCCGAAGTACACGTATTTACCAAGTCTGCTCCGGATAAGGCCGTGCCGGATACCCAGCCGTTGTATTTTTCTGTCCCGATGTACAACGAGGACATGGAAGGCCCCTCCAATGCCTTTACGCTGATGGGCGGACTGGTGCGTCCGGCCTCCCGCGGCGAGCTAACCCTGACTGGTCCGGAAGATGATGACCCGATTGCACTCGACCTGGGAGTACTCAGCGTGCAATCCGATATGGATGCGCTGGTAGCATCCGTCAAAGAATCCCGCGAAGTCGGCCGCCAAGAAGCCCTTGCCGAATGGGGTCCCGTGGAAATCTACCCCGGCGCAGATGTTTCCGACGATGACTTAGAAGATTACGTGCGCAGCAGCGTAGTGACCTATCACCACCAAGTTGGCACCTGCAAGATGGGCACCGATGCCCTTGCCGTGGTCTCGCCACATACCCTGCGCGTTTACGGTCTGCAGGGCTTACGCGTTGCCGATGCTTCCATCATGCCGCTGGTTCCATCTGGCAACACCAATGCCCCGACCATCATGATTGCTGAACGCGCCGCGAAGTTCATCCTCGATGATGTGAACTAGCCCGTTTCTCACGCGCTGATGACACAAGCTGTGCCCATCCGGCAGCCCAAGAATGTGGCGGTACATCAATACACTGCGATGACATAGGCGAAACTCATCAAATCCCCCGTGATGACGAACAGGCTTTAGACTGTTAATCATGATGGACAACGAATACACGGCGGTGGGTTTCACTTATGATTCCTTCGATGACTTGATGTATGACCTCATGGATGAGACCGGCGGTAAAGGCCTCACCGTTCCCGGTTTTGAAGGTGTAGTGGTCTATCAAGATCCAACCGGCCCGCGGATGTCTGCTTTTAAAGATGAGGATGGGTGGCGGACTAATCCCGGGTTCTTAACCGATACCCCGATTGATGCCACCGCGTACCGCGTGGGGGATTTCATCGCGCATGTCGCTATACGCCGCGCCGATAACGGTGAGGTTTTCAACAATGTCATTGCCGCGAGCGATGAATTCTTCGCCCTGCCTCCAGGCAATCCAGCTGGGGGTCAAAGTATTCGCACTCCGCAAGGCGCGTTGAGCGCCTGGGCAAAAGAGTATGAGCTTTTCGATGACGCCGCCACCTGGGCTGCATCCGACAACGCCTTTACCTCCCAAGACGCCGACGGTAACCAGCAGACCACCCCGAATATGCTGTTTAGTCCCTCCGCAGAGAAATTCCACCAGGATTTTAGCCCGCGTGATTTGAGTCCTTATGCCAAGCTCGTGGGCGAGATTGCTGAGATCAAAAAGCGCACGAATCAGCTGACCAAGCAGACTTTCCTCATCGCCACCATCAATTATCCTGCCGGCGATCTACCAGTCCTCTTCCCCGGTGATACACAGGTTAAGGCCGGTAATGTCTTCGATGGCACCGTCTTTTTATCCTTCGGTGCAGGGTTTTGGGCTAACCGCGATCAGAATTAGCCATGGATAGACAAAAATGAGGCTCGGGAATTTTCCCTGAGCCTCATTTTTATGTGTGTATCGCGTTGTTAGAAGGTTGTGTTTTAAGAAACGCCCTCAGTAACCCGCGCAGATGCATGTGGGGACACGGTGGGTTCGGTGGATATTACCTGCTCAACTGCAGGGGACTTCGGAATCAGGACGGTACAGATTACACCGATGACGGCGACTCCGGCGAACATACCGAATGCCCAGGTGGGGCCAAAGCCGGCACCAATCATAAGACCCGTTGCCATCGGACCAACGATGCCGCCGAGGCGACCGAAGCCAGCACACCAGGCAACGCCTGCGGCACGCGCGGAGGTATCAAAGTAGTTCGAGGTCAGTCCGTAGGTCAGAACCTGGGTACCCAGCACGCCAACACCAGCAATGACGATTGGGATGTAGGTCAGGTAGACGTTATTGGTAAACGGCAGGATCATCAAGGAGATTGCGGCCAAAGTAAAGGTCACGGTGATAACTGCCTTCGCGCCGACGCGGTCGGCAATCATGGAGGCAAATAGGCCACCGACAACCGCGCCACCGTTGAGGAACAGCAGCGTGTACATGGAGTGTGCTGCGGATGCACCGTTATTTTCCATGATCACAGGCAACCAGGTGTTAAGGCCGTAGGTAGATAGCAGACCCATGAAACTCATCGTGCCGATAAGCAGGGTTCCGGGAAGATATACACGGGAGAAGATTGCGGCAAAGCCGGATTTGCCTGTGGGGCTCGATGGGGTGACGTGAGCTTTCGCTGCTGCCTCACGGCTAACAGGCTTGGTGAGGAAGTGAGATTCTGGCAAGCCAAACTTGCGACAAAGCTCTTGCGCGCGCATGGAACGGCCGGTAGCAACCAGCCACTTTGGGGATTCTGGAAGCAAGAACCACGCGGCAGGCAGCAAGAACAGAATAGGGGTTGCGCCAATCATGAAAAGTCCGCGCCAGCCAATCGCGTCTTCTAATGCAAGTGCTGCCAAAGAGGCCATAACACCACCGGCGGGGACACCGGAGTAAGCAATGGCGTTGAAGAAGTTGCGGCGACCCGCCGAGGCGAATTCAGCGACGATTGCGCCACCGGTTGCCACGATGATGCCCACGCCTAGGCCGGTGAAAAAGCGCAGCACACCGAAGGCGAGAACAGATGTCGTAAGCGCGGTTAGCGCCATGCCAAGTGAGAACCACGCGATGGCGGTAAGGAATACTCGGCGGCGACCAAGGCGGTCACCGATAGCACCGGCAGATAGCGCACCGATGGTCACGCCGATCATCGCCCAGGATCCTAGGGTGCCAGCCACCGCTGGGCTGAGCTGGCCAATCTGAGTTGGATCCGCTAATAGATTGGGCAAGACGGCACCATAGATAACGAGGTCGTAGCCATCAAATAAAATGGCTATAGCTACGATAGCTAAAACGCCGTAAACTGTACGCTTATGAGCCGGTGACTCCCATGTCTTGGAAGCCTTCGAGGGCAAAGTAGAAGATGTGGTCATCGCTGCTCCTTTAAAGTGTGGCCACAATGGGTATGAAAATCTTCTATGATTTTTCACATAGCCCTATCAAACCGTGAGATAGACCACACGTCTTTAGGGGAATTCCCGTTCTTCGCCAAGGGCAGCATGTCCTCTAAGCGCACTTTCATCCCGGCAGCGCACATAGAAACAGAACAATCCCAGCAAGAGCACGAAACTCTCACTGGGATTGC
Protein-coding regions in this window:
- a CDS encoding thiolase family protein, producing the protein MTDSSAYLVSGFRTPVGKYGGALSSVRPDDLMALTIQKTVEEAGLDPAAVDEVIIGNANGAGEENRNVARLAWLLAGYPDTVPGITVNRLCASGMSAIALATAMVESGQADIVLAGGVESMSRAPWVMEKPTTAFARPGEVFDTSIGWRFVNKKFTGMDKMTYSMPETAEEVAKVFNISREDADAFAARSHERALAAIADGKFDAEIVPVEVKDRKGNVTIVDTDEGPRPGSTPEVLSKLRPVTRLGDVTTAGNSSSLNDGASAVIVASQKGIEKLGLKPRARVVANAARGLQPEIMGMGPVLATREILSRTGWDLNEVDAVELNEAFATQSLACIRELGLDENKTNTWGGAIALGHPLGSSGSRITLTLLNRLETEGGTRGIATMCIGVGQGTAIAIERV
- a CDS encoding enoyl-CoA hydratase/isomerase family protein, with amino-acid sequence MIDLLFNEDRTVAEVVLNNPKAMNSLAPEDLTELSQAYTEAEQASVRALLLRGEGRGFSAGRNIKGLDPRDDDATDYLANKVTPVLKQMSQFPAPTFAAVHGVCLGVGLGLAIATDIVYVAEDAKFGSPFANLGATLDSGGHALFVERLGAHRAMDLIVTGDMISGAEAVQAGLFSRAVPADDLLEFTREKVERAARGATQAFVASKKLIADIRDSKTGLWDSVHDENFAQGALCSSEDYLEGFAAFNEKRAPVFKGI
- the paaC gene encoding 1,2-phenylacetyl-CoA epoxidase subunit PaaC codes for the protein MSGFAAADSATTQSLGNAISTEDIRNSGIKADDQVAQYAAMLGDDALILAQRLGWWISRAPEMEEDIALGNIALDLIGHTRFFYTYAASAWDKTEDDLAYFRTEEEFRSARLVEQENGDFGQTIARQLLFSHYQYALYSKLQDSADETIAAIAAKAIKEVEYHVDHSNQWMLRLGLGTEESHRRISAGIYYMWPYLEELFEDLELHKELAAKDIAVLPSTLRDEALGRITEVLEKSNVEIPQVKPARSSQRTGRFSEQRGYILAEMQSLARQHPGATW
- the paaB gene encoding 1,2-phenylacetyl-CoA epoxidase subunit PaaB codes for the protein MTENQWPMWEVFVRSSRGLSHVHAGSLHAPDATMALRNGRDLYTRRNEGSSVWVVPSEAISSTDPDSKGGFFESAKGKAYRHATYYNKSEGVPHL
- the paaD gene encoding 1,2-phenylacetyl-CoA epoxidase subunit PaaD, with amino-acid sequence MSAATSPHPFDKPTVSPSDHPLRPVNEQDAAVWDIAARVPDPEIPVISIADLGILRDAKLVGDKAIVTITPTYSGCPAMDHITADVTDALKAAGFDQVTVDLVLQPAWTTDWMTEEGRENLREYGIAPPTGKAAKSGPIPLTLAAPTPIACPRCGSKNTSKLAQFGSTSCKALYSCRDCFEPFDYFKVH
- the paaE gene encoding 1,2-phenylacetyl-CoA epoxidase subunit PaaE — protein: MTASLKKKKATFNTLTVSKVRPLTDNAVEVSFDIPEELQDDYDYIPGQYVALRAMIDGQEHRRSYSICDVPRPGRLRVAIKRDRGGIFSTWANDTLEAGTQIDVMNPQGAFVSKTHLTGLNNPEVIREEISKIDNPHLVAIAAGSGITPIMAIAQTVLAESDDSTFELIFANKGGSEVMFAEEIGDLKDKYPTRFAVHHVLSREQRVNPLFSGRIDSEKLQLLLDNVIRTEAIDEWFLCGPFELVQLVRDELNGRKVDEQAVRYELFTTGKPTGSQQQTGRHVEADPDGKNVEITFNLDGLSGKVESPESANETLLNATLRARPDVPFACAGGVCGTCRAKLVEGEVEMAENFALEKDEIEKGYILTCQSRPKTASIKLDFDA